A window of Fragaria vesca subsp. vesca linkage group LG7, FraVesHawaii_1.0, whole genome shotgun sequence contains these coding sequences:
- the LOC101308720 gene encoding trihelix transcription factor GT-2-like, which yields MDDYPDLRQLMASRTQQFVQFPDPFSVRPFNNYNPNSSVAVGQEVNTRGLFEFGSAASAPPSFSTIISNTSVAANLNGSTAGSSVGSLYGGLELMNHQHGWSINGNDGSAGNNSRWPRQETLTLLEIRSSLDSKFKETNQKGPLWDEVSRIMSEEHGYQRSGKKCKEKFENLYKYYKKTKEGKAGRQDGKHYRFFRQLEAIYGDRSTNPLCSTSDQTNLTGTLNPSLLYNHTTAAINNQEYQEVKLGAESLSFSNNSTDMETSTSENNGDDLSNSANENQRCSRGVKKTWKAHVEEFVNSQMMKVMKAQEGWMEKMLKTIEGREEERFSKEEEWRKREEERFKQQVDEFWAKERAWVETRDASIMEAVGKIRGMGTNSYNNKAKDENTGGQQLMGGGLVPSSSNYMNMESSSLYIPTNEAENLWNRYGGKLSK from the exons ATGGATGATTATCCAGACCTCCGGCAACTGATGGCCTCAAGAACACAGCAGTTCGTACAATTCCCAGACCCGTTTTCAGTACGACCTTTCAATAATTATAACCCCAATAGTAGTGTCGCTGTAGGTCAGGAGGTTAATACTCGTGGATTGTTTGAGTTTGGTTCTGCTGCTTCTGCTCCTCCTAGTTTTAGCACAATCATTAGTAACACTAGTGTTGCTGCTAATCTGAATGGTTCTACTGCTGGTTCATCAGTTGGTTCGTTGTATGGCGGGTTAGAGTTGATGAATCATCAGCATGGGTGGAGTATCAATGGGAATGATGGGTCAGCCGGCAATAACAGCAGATGGCCAAGGCAAGAAACTCTTACTCTTCTGGAGATTAGATCCAGTCTCGATTCCAAGTTCAAGGAGACTAATCAGAAAGGTCCCTTGTGGGATGAGGTTTCTAG GATAATGAGTGAAGAACATGGATATCAGAGGAGTGGGAAGAAATGCAAGGAGAAGTTTGAGAATTTATACAAGTACTACAAGAAAACCAAAGAAGGCAAAGCTGGGAGACAAGATGGGAAGCACTACAGGTTCTTTCGTCAGCTTGAAGCGATCTACGGTGACCGAAGTACCAATCCGTTGTGCTCAACTTCAGATCAAACCAATTTAACTGGTACATTAAACCCTAGTCTTCTTTATAATCACACCACTGCTGCTATTAATAATCAAGAATATCAAGAAGTTAAGCTTGGTGCTGAGAGCCTTAGTTTCTCCAACAATTCAACTGACATGGAAACCTCCACCTCGGAGAACAATGGAGATGATCTTTCAAATTCAGCTAATGAGAACCAAAGGTGTTCAAGGGGTGTGAAGAAGACCTGGAAGGCACATGTGGAAGAGTTCGTGAATTCCCAAATGATGAAGGTGATGAAGGCTCAAGAAGGTTGGATGGAGAAGATGTTGAAGACTATTGAAGGTAGAGAAGAGGAGAGGTTTTCAAAAGAAGAAGAGTGGAGGAAGCGAGAGGAGGAGCGGTTTAAACAACAAGTAGATGAATTCTGGGCTAAAGAGAGAGCTTGGGTTGAAACTCGAGATGCTTCAATAATGGAGGCTGTAGGCAAAATTAGAGGTATGGGAACTAACAGTTACAACAACAAGGCCAAGGATGAGAACACGGGAGGACAGCAGCTGATGGGTGGAGGCCTAGTACCTTCAAGTTCTAATTATATGAATATGGAATCTAGCTCCCTTTACATTCCCACGAACGAAGCAGAAAATCTGTGGAACAGGTATGGTGGGAAGCTCAGCAAGTGA